The following are encoded together in the Candidatus Methylomirabilota bacterium genome:
- a CDS encoding shikimate dehydrogenase gives MVIQGTTTVCLILGYPVAHSASPRMQNAAFAALGLDWVYVPWAVPPEAFPKMIESLRTIENFGGANVTIPHKEAAFESVDELSPEAKHIRAVNTIVPRGGALIGHNTDGEGFLSSLREEAGEEPSGKRVGLVGAGGGAKAVAYALAQAGVAELRLFNRSQDRARALVSHLGTLFQNLEVLALGLQHLQPDILRHLDIFINATPVGMESSDRPLFDYGNLPENLLVCDLIYRPLETSLLASARSQGCRILNGSGMLLYQGARAFELWTGQKVPASVMRQALVAQGEAGA, from the coding sequence ATGGTCATTCAAGGAACCACCACGGTATGTTTGATATTGGGATATCCAGTGGCGCACAGCGCCTCCCCCCGAATGCAGAACGCCGCCTTTGCGGCACTCGGACTCGATTGGGTCTATGTGCCATGGGCGGTCCCTCCTGAAGCCTTCCCGAAGATGATCGAGTCATTACGCACTATCGAAAATTTCGGCGGGGCGAATGTGACCATCCCCCATAAGGAGGCGGCCTTCGAATCCGTGGATGAGCTCAGCCCGGAGGCCAAGCATATAAGGGCGGTGAACACCATTGTACCCCGGGGAGGAGCCCTCATTGGGCACAACACGGACGGGGAAGGGTTTTTGAGCTCCTTACGGGAAGAAGCCGGAGAAGAACCCAGTGGGAAGCGGGTGGGTCTGGTAGGGGCGGGGGGGGGCGCAAAGGCGGTGGCTTACGCCCTCGCCCAGGCGGGAGTAGCAGAGCTCCGCCTGTTTAATCGGAGCCAGGACCGGGCTCGAGCCTTAGTGAGCCATCTGGGGACATTGTTTCAAAATCTTGAGGTTTTGGCATTGGGTTTGCAACATCTGCAGCCGGATATACTCAGACACTTGGACATTTTCATCAATGCAACGCCAGTGGGGATGGAGTCCTCAGATCGACCCTTATTTGACTACGGGAACTTGCCGGAAAACCTGTTGGTTTGCGATCTAATCTACCGGCCTCTCGAGACCTCCCTTTTGGCGTCAGCCCGATCCCAGGGGTGCCGGATTCTAAACGGATCCGGGATGCTTCTCTATCAAGGGGCGCGAGCCTTTGAGCTCTGGACGGGGCAGAAGGTCCCGGCATCCGTCATGCGGCAGGCCCTAGTAGCTCAGGGGGAGGCAGGGGCTTGA